The following proteins come from a genomic window of Theileria equi strain WA chromosome 2 map unlocalized gcontig_1105316255037, whole genome shotgun sequence:
- a CDS encoding conserved hypothetical protein (encoded by transcript BEWA_036550A) → MKLRSFFVGGASDALKRSIGRPRSFSVDLRAMSRAVNREVNFLATSTSKLSDLKYVDEAHKDDRIYKMAASHLGIETDELFHMGPIQKAGKLPNPRKNTRHVYEEGMGSVDLDNDIWLGYSRLSSFFTVELEGSILGPVNERMLDHGFSEVLSPRREPPKRKENRQKPMEGPTHLKANKRTLRNVLAMERRGDSAGDSYGQDSNDTLANHTAQEASLSKEPGNASADISLSSETSADSQATNPPITPYSVFLRSLGSSGKRSISSVGASLLNKTGAIYNEKTFQPLDDYTIFVYPYRRDTSKHLVNTLTSYKDILSPMDTESLIYLSGTTGSTRLFRLVNQLLAPEKETHLRSIHSVEDHAWPWMTPCEEKKFEHANMFLLLDALSASSISKYTFDRETAMYERLLEGITFLSEKVKKISKEATHEDNAEMAEAERSADHSDSQEADGIVGAQNEIATANSLDKEESIDYTNLKNLDTFILHKIVRILILKRNFSQLNNDHIRVFSDFISDRLHRLHPKCIANIAFTIGHSQNLDEFWMFMMSKHIEGTIFEYDCDDVTAIADAYASAGLEDYTFYEALCKRIKHDFDKYNIYHISILLRSLAKVRFRDEELLNMSTRVINDYAAMGTRQFPKMIHYIHKKFWKIFSPGVKPLTKDNSEKSTSSCGNSGELKTKAHKPQARKENKDSFYLPTNANNMLYYKETYSLVGDELTRDSRKSNIEMIFSDESCEHEENKTERMNHVDPYVIATTLISAHDLNYTGENLDNFWKVITTNASRAKFDVYAINWLPITAITFFSKVTLMYFLPVWVSHTKHTLTKMRSKSQIMTLKRRQLLLKISIESGIIPREYIPQCTIEEIEEICKETMMEVGDEYKPESSTFHLEVSSSLKALEIVHQREINTSPFVMDIIIPPTNLKKIKSELQSDLERTSDDVRSGQSQDLDDGPKKYTRHSVNFRKRKNEVYVYKDG, encoded by the exons ATGAAGCTTCGCAGCTTTTTTGTCGGTGGCGCTTCGGATGCGCTCAAGAGGTCGATTGGAAGGCCCAGAAGTTTCTCGGTGGACTTGAGGGCGATGTCCAGGGCCGTAAACCGCGAGGTAAACTTTCTGGCGACGTCTACTTCGAAGCTTTCGGATCTAAAGTACGTGGACGAGGCGCACAAGGACGACAGAATCTACAAAATGGCCGCGTCACACCTGGGAATTGAGACTGACGAACTCTTCCACATGGGACCCATTCAAAAGGCCGGAAAACTCCCAAACCCGCGCAAGAACACAAGGCACGTGTACGAGGAAGGGATGGGCTCGGTAGATTTGGACAACGACATCTGGCTGGGCTACTCCAGACTCTCGAGTTTCTTCACCGTCGAGTTGGAAGGATCGATTTTGGGCCCAGTAAACGAGCGTATGCTGGACCACGGATTTAGTGAGGTTTTAAGCCCGCGAAGGGAGCCGCCAAAGCGCAAGGAGAACCGGCAGAAACCCATGGAAGGTCCCACCCATTTAAAGGCTAATAAAAGGACTCTCCGCAACGTCCTCGCGATGGAAAGGAGAGGCGATTCTGCAGGTGACTCGTATGGTCAAGATTCTAACGATACTCTTGCCAATCATACTGCTCAGGAAGCGAGTTTATCAAAAGAACCAGGGAATGCATCTGCAGACATTTCCCTGTCTAGTGAGACAAGCGCAGACTCTCAAGCTACGAATCCACCAATTACACCTTACAGCGTCTTTTTAAGATCCCTTGGTAGCTCTGGAAAGCGCTCAATCTCCTCGGTTGGTGCATCATTGCTAAACAAGACGGGCGCCATCTACAATGAAAAAACATTCCAACCACTCGATGACTACACCATCTTTGTATATCCCTACCGACGCGATACATCAAAACATCTTGTGAATACTCTGACCAGCTACAAGGACATTTTGTCGCCCATGGATACTGAGAGTTTGATTTATTTATCCGGGACCACTGGAAGTACTCGCCTCTTCCGCCTTGTAAATCAGCTCTTAGCCCCGGAAAAAGAGACACACCTGAGGTCAATTCACAGCGTAGAGGATCATGCATGGCCATGGATGACCCCCTGTGAAGAGAAGAAGTTTGAACATGCAAACATGTTTTTGCTCTTGGATGCGCTCAGCGCTTCATCCATCTCAAAGTATACATTTGATAGGGAAACTGCAATGTACGAACGTTTGCTGGAGGGTATCACATTTCTCAGCGAAAAGGTTAAGAAGATTAGCAAAGAAGCTACACATGAGGATAATGCAGAAATGGCAGAAGCCGAGCGCTCTGCGGATCACTCAGATTCACAGGAGGCAGATGGAATTGTTGGAGCCCAGAATGAGATAGCGACTGCAAATAGTCTGGACAAGGAGGAAAGCATCGACTATACTAATCTCAAAAACCTGGATACGTTCATCCTACACAAGATAGTGCGTATTTTGATACTAAAACGCAACTTTTCCCAATTGAATAACGACCACATCCGGGTGTTTAGTGACTTCATCTCTGATAGACTGCACAGGCTACACCCAAAATGCATTGCAAACATCGCCTTTACAATTGGCCATTCCCAAAACTTGGACGAATTTTGGATGTTTATGATGTCCAAACATATTGAAGGAACGATTTTTGAGTATGATTGTGACGATGTTACGGCTATAGCTGACGCCTATGCATCAGCTGGCCTAGAGGATTACACATTTTACGAAGCGCTCTGCAAGAGGATAAAACACGATTTTGACAAATACAACATATACCATATATCAATCCTTCTTAGGTCACTCGCCAAGGTTAGATTTAGAGATGAAGAGCTCTTGAACATGTCCACAAGGGTAATTAACGACTATGCAGCAATGGGAACTAGACAATTTCCCAAAATGATACATTACATACACAagaaattttggaagatCTTTTCACCAGGGGTAAAACCTTTGACCAAAGATAACAGTGAAAAGAGTACAAGCTCTTGTGGGAACTCGGGCGAATTAAAGACAAAAGCTCACAAGCCACAAGCAAGGAAGGAGAATAAAGACTCGTTTTATTTACCAACGAATGCGAATAACATGTTGTACTATAAGGAAACTTACTCGCTTGTTGGAGATGAGCTAACAAGAGATTCACGCAAGAGTAATATAGAGATGATATTTTCCGACGAATCTTGCGAGCatgaagagaataaaacCGAGAGAATGAATCACGTAGACCCATATGTTATCGCAACTACACTTATTTCAGCACACGATCTCAACTACACGGGTGAAAATTTGGACAACTTTTGGAAGGTTATAACAACCAATGCATCCAGGGCAAAATTTGACGTTTACGCAATTAATTGGCTTCCAATAACCGCCATTACTTTTTTC AGTAAGGTGACGCTGATGTATTTTCTCCCAGTGTGGGTTAGTCACACAAAGCACACTCTCACAAAGATGCGTtcaaaatcgcaaattaTGACGCTAAAGCGGAGACAACTTTTGctcaaaatttccattgAATCTGGGATTATTCCAAGAGAGTACATCCCACAGTGTACTATTGAGGAGATTGAAGAAATTTGCAAGGAAACAATG ATGGAGGTGGGCGACGAGTACAAGCCGGAGAGTTCGACGTTTCACCTGGAggtttcttcttccttgaaGGCCTTGGAGATTGTGCACCAGCGCGAGATCAACACTTCGCCGTTTGTCATGGACATTATCATTCCTCCGACG AAtctaaagaagataaagtCGGAGCTTCAGAGCGACTTGGAGCGCACATCAGACGACGTTCGCAGCGGACAGTCGCAGGACCTAGACGACGGTCCAAAAAAGTATACGAGGCATTCAGTCAACTTTAGGAAGCGTAAAAACGAGGTTTACGTCTACAAGGATGGATGA
- a CDS encoding signal peptide containing protein (encoded by transcript BEWA_036610A): protein MKVIALLWTVCLVRLCHGKSGHKNYRGNDNEHSGDSKKSQSIPASPRGSGNAVAEGSGTAEGSSGKKANVNAKGSEDDKKPPTQPNAPVKIDGPTPQKQPQANAQSAGQGDTTLDISDPDSSKVDVGEETSRGIKWKVFKPKDGVTITSFTEGGAEIGKISSAVKLLRIPLHSQTPIIYIAHGGATPEKCYEKVDGKWKEIGLNDFYMRTNEIKNAVKPNEEAVRAEGTSNNPED, encoded by the coding sequence ATGAAGGTTATAGCACTGCTGTGGACGGTGTGTCTGGTAAGACTCTGCCATGGTAAGAGTGGCCATAAAAATTACCGTGGTAACGATAATGAACATTCTGGCGACTCTAAGAAATCTCAGAGTATTCCAGCAAGTCCACGGGGGTCTGGAAATGCTGTAGCTGAAGGGTCAGGGACTGCAGAGGGGTCTAGTGGTAAGAAAGCAAATGTTAATGCTAAAGGCTCCGAAGATGATAAGAAGCCACCAACTCAACCTAATGCTCCAGTAAAGATAGATGGACCGACTCCTCAGAAGCAACCACAGGCGAATGCACAGTCGGCTGGACAAGGTGATACCACTCTCGATATCTCTGATCCCGATTCGTCCAAAGTAGATGTAGGGGAGGAAACTAGCAGAGGAATAAAGTGGAAGGTCTTTAAGCCGAAGGATGGTGTAACAATTACCTCGTTCACAGAAGGAGGAGCGGAAATAGGAAAGATAAGCAGTGCGGTTAAACTTCTAAGAATCCCACTGCATTCACAAACCCCCATCATATATATAGCACATGGAGGCGCTACACCCGAAAAGTGctatgaaaaggttgatggaaagtggaaGGAAATTGGTCTTAATGATTTCTACATGAGAACGAATGAAATCAAGAACGCAGTAAAACCAAATGAAGAAGCAGTAAGGGCAGAGGGTACTTCTAATAACCCGGAAGATTAA
- a CDS encoding conserved hypothetical protein (encoded by transcript BEWA_036540A), with amino-acid sequence MDVDKSSDLFGGSNDAEKSSDLFGGSNMGSGTSSDLFGEPTTSTDKSAAWQYHQPSVACRSSSSSFSADTVQSALHTNSPSLAAVDPRMGDPEYESSVELARKLQDEFDRCARADADAESVRRPDESYTECLLPDVPQGAQFDQSDVDLQRAIAKSLIDM; translated from the coding sequence ATGGATGTAGATAAATCTAGCGACCTGTTTGGTGGTTCTAATGATGCTGAAAAATCTAGCGACTTGTTTGGAGGATCGAATATGGGTTCTGGAACATCCTCAGACCTGTTTGGAGAACCAACCACGTCAACGGACAAGAGTGCTGCGTGGCAATACCATCAGCCATCGGTGGCGTGCCGTTCATCCTCGTCTTCCTTTTCGGCGGATACGGTCCAGTCGGCGCTCCACACAAATTCACCATCTCTGGCCGCTGTGGATCCACGAATGGGGGACCCTGAATACGAGTCCTCCGTCGAGCTCGCAAGGAAACTTCAGGACGAGTTTGACAGATGCGCACGCGCGGATGCAGACGCCGAAAGCGTCAGGAGGCCCGACGAATCCTACACTGAATGTCTCTTACCAGACGTACCACAAGGCGCACAATTTGACCAATCAGATGTAGACTTGCAGAGGGCAATTGCTAAATCGCTCATTGACATGTAG
- a CDS encoding signal peptide containing protein (encoded by transcript BEWA_036600A): MKFHILFSIVTVLQLCRGADDEKSGATSDSNHLRVKSADETERPFTPELTDPVTLDIKVPDPLRFSVFEDNEDEIKHRDFYPESTSFIVSITEGETVIWTAKDGEKCVYAEIFMGEDLNLLGVSVRLAAKVSFTFFEKIDGAWKEISTERFHTIIQGLEERENSKDKTPPASPGESRREGVAKPDTPVVKSKSKRAKKKAREQEAMEYAKKIASLKIVEPGEVTEEYPVPLPPPPPPFHVCNCSFMCSPGAHKPEESKKEDGDLDECTDGLEEVSLDADVFEGPKGATADSSTQHTPSLERRSLGQKKIPLSQTGHGKNPFLPLLDPVTMDICKPDKFLVGVEEDYDGETRNVILEPRDDISVVSITEDGVPIWSASGDEKCTCVEVSIGENYKIVYLDIREEREVVSKCFEKVNGEWKENECNAAI, encoded by the coding sequence ATGAAATTTCACATTCTATTCTCCATAGTTACAGTTCTGCAGCTTTGCAGAGGTgcagatgatgaaaagagtGGAGCCACTAGTGATTCGAATCACCTCAGAGTTAAATCTGCAGACGAAACCGAAAGACCATTCACTCCAGAACTAACTGATCCAGTTACTCTAGACATTAAAGTCCCTGATCCGCTACGCTTTTCGGTCTTTGAAGACAATGAAGATGAGATTAAGCACAGGGACTTTTACCCAGAGTCGACTAGTTTCATCGTTTCCATTACTGAAGGAGAGACTGTAATATGGACGGccaaagatggagaaaagtgTGTCTATGCAGAAATCTTCATGGGAGAGGATTTAAACCTTCTCGGTGTTTCAGTAAGGCTGGCAGCCAAAGTCAGCTTTACCTTTTTCGAGAAGATTGATGGCGCCTGGAAGGAGATAAGCACAGAGAGGTTCCATACAATAATCCAAGGCCTAGAAGAACGAGAGAATAGCAAGGATAAGACACCCCCTGCATCTCCGGGGGAGTCTAGGCGGGAGGGGGTTGCAAAGCCAGACACTCCTGTGGTAAAGTCAAAGAGTAAACGTGCCAAGAAGAAGGCCAGAGAACAAGAGGCCATGGAATACGCCAAAAAGATAGCGAGTCTAAAGATAGTGGAGCCTGGAGAGGTGACGGAGGAATACCCAGTCCCGTTACCGCCACCACCTCCGCCCTTTCATGTATGCAACTGCAGTTTCATGTGCTCACCAGGCGCTCACAAACCAGAGGAGTCAAAGAAGGAGGACGGAGACTTGGATGAATGTACCGATGGTCTAGAGGAGGTCTCCCTAGATGCCGACGTATTCGAGggaccaaagggagcaaCCGCAGATTCCAGCACCCAGCATACACCGTCTCTAGAAAGAAGATCTTTAGGGCAAAAGAAGATCCCACTTTCACAAACTGGCCACGGTAAGAATCCATTCCTGCCGTTGCTAGACCCTGTCACTATGGACATTTGCAAACCAGACAAGTTCCTGGTTGGCGTTGAAGAAGACTACGACGGTGAAACGAGGAATGTGATCCTGGAGCCCAGGGATGACATTAGTGTAGTCTCAATCACAGAAGATGGCGTTCCAATATGGTCAgcctctggagatgaaaaatgcaCATGCGTCGAGGTCTCAATAGGGGAAAACTACAAGATCGTCTACCTCGACATCAGAGAGGAGAGAGAAGTCGTATCAAAGTGCTTTGAGAAGGTcaatggagaatggaaagagaatgaatgcAATGCCGCTATATGA
- a CDS encoding hypothetical protein (encoded by transcript BEWA_036560A), translating to MISEERSSVGSLLSRGNLQRKSSHLNKTIGDDNVGMQTAASEISTSRAETIKGVTNPTLISTSDVADNRSTLSLVEGQCLPESNQKIFSKWVRACDHTESKQGDILPLKKQQKHDDNGRIGPKLIVKQTGTTYRASFQTDDKEFNNDILGTRRLYYNLADVRLALTLDELQCGPEFNQKNFLYKQVATCKTTQCRRGINITFKKQGGNKTMALIVIVEEPVSLSRRFAGILSKRINSNGQEIKVRSKYNRKILFIKACSDYSPNLQETVVSTRV from the coding sequence atgatttccGAGGAAAGGTCTTCTGTAGGCTCGTTGTTAAGCCGagggaacctccagaggaagtcatcacacctgaataaaacaatagggGACGACAACGTCGGAATGCAAACTGCAGCGAgtgaaatctcaacttcacgagctgaaacgataaaaggtgtcacaaatccaacattaatatcaacaagtgatgtagctgacaacaggtctacgttatccctcgttgaagggcaatgcctacctgaatctaatcaaaaaattttttctaaatgggtacgagcttgcgatcatacagagagtaaacagggagacatattgcctcttaaaaagcaacaaaaacatgatgataatggaagaataggacCCAAACTaatcgttaaacaaactggtacaacctaccgtgcatcattccaaactgacgacaaagagttcaacaatgacatacttggcactagaagactttattataatctagctgacgtaaggttagcgttaaccctggacgaattgcaatgtggacctgaatttaatcaaaaaaacttcttatataaacaggtggcgacttgtaaaactacccagtgtagacgggggataaacataacttttaaaaagcaaggcggtaataaaactatggcgcttatagtaatcgttgaagaaccagtaagtctctctaggagattcgctggaatcctcagtaagaggataaactcaaatggtcaagaaatcaaggtcaggtcgaaatacaatcgaaaaatcttatttataaaggcctgttctgattattccccaaacctacaggaaactgtagtgtctacaagggtgtag
- a CDS encoding hypothetical protein (encoded by transcript BEWA_036590A), which translates to MAQAGEARGNEEPELVKAPVVSNRVAAETKGKLSGKYNEPVSAPRIANCQSYQECTEPTQLSSQVQEAAGESGLGQPGGVGSGITSPSIKVPSGDTDETQNPGTTTADHTTSEESQTAVDTTASQTNLSHTPGGSNGLPGPPGGGSTAASGDTIEDTPQAAGSQGPESGGRAAVLSPGLLGPNGTGSEEKGGGDEGDLVKDAKKESEVNSPSSSGLATKNQGGGTPSKEAKTAALARSSVSTLGPPDPDTPPTATGSSGLSATTQDAAQSGDGNGGQAGRDGLTGKVDEDTEPPKEGGYEALTSLLQLLKGQPPKHSLRHSIPVTYSFIHTMHNLQ; encoded by the exons ATGGCTCAAGCGGGTGAAGCTCGGGGTAATGAAGAACCTGAACTTGTCAAAGCTCCCGTTGTTAGTAATAGAGTAGCGGCAGAAACAAAGGGTAAACTCtctggaaaatataatgaACCTGTGAGTGCGCCAAGGATTGCTAATTGCCAAAGCTATCAAGAATGTACTGAACCTACTCAACTCTCATCTCAAGTACAAGAAGCTGCTGGTGAATCTGGTCTTGGTCAGCCTGGTGGAGTAGGCTCTGGTATTACTAGTCCATCCATAAAAGTACCTAGTGGAGATACTGATGAAACTCAAAATCCAGGTACTACTACTGCTGATCATACTACTTCTGAAGAATCACAAACTGCTGTTGATACTACTGCTTCTCAAACTAATCTTTCTCATACTCCTGGAGGATCTAATGGTCTACCTGGTCCTCCTGGAGGTGGTTCTACTGCTGCTAGTGGAGATACTATAGAAGATACTCCTCAAGCTGCTGGATCTCAAGGACCTGAAAGTGGAG GAAGGGCCGCTGTTCTATCTCCTGGTCTTCTTGGACCCAATGGTACTGGTTCTGAAGAGAAAGGTGGAGGTGATGAAGGAGATTTGGTTAAAGATGCTAAAAAAGAATCTGAGGTTAACTCTCCTAGCTCATCTGGCCTAGCTACTAAGAATCAAGGTGGAGGTACCCCTAGTAAAGAAGCTAAAACTGCTGCTCTAGCTCGATCCTCAGTCTCTACTCTTGGACCTCCTGATCCTGATACTCCTCCTACTGCTACTGGCTCATCTGGCCTATCTGCTACTACTCAAGATGCTGCTCAATCTGGAGATGGTAATGGTGGACAAGCTGGTAGAGATGGACTTACTGGTAAAgttgatgaagatactgaaCCTCCTAAAGAAGGTGGTTACGAGGCTCTCACCTCTCTCCTACAACTCCTGAAGGGTCAACCACCAAAACACTCTCTACGACACTCTATCCCTGTTAcctactcattcatccacaCTATGCATAATTTGCAATAG
- a CDS encoding hypothetical protein (encoded by transcript BEWA_036580A), with product MGGFAVLLGLYPDFFTKISREKEEDFRGYLTVGIQWIIFMGYLQILKAFTSGGEKGHIQWFYYSLLFQHFFTSIIGAGIGFIDVDRALWYLINIPVSPVIIFLYQMLIHMWFRDYRPRDIGYLVVENQIWLGLSNSFMVMVLWTVGYFPDFIPTEPIPDVLEIRMEPNNGPPYTCDYPANTTSGKTVNIIVERTTDPPGSNFYRYTHKVSNGEPQFTLKKVQGDGSQKIEGIPPNNSDGKATAVSAYYWTGNTNKDILVEVAYTGSGTTYYKNSSGDKWVEHGQLSKNAENLEQELDNLNCYSNNAVTLDLTQSVSKKGEQYCCDGHKDGPRVTIQNVPVNHPHVGSNNLTVKKYSITGQKLAAIKLYSGKNRKRIKFDNGQQFPTSDVESVYALYYGKSQNPVLICVGKNGNQNPTGWYRSGSSNTWTKATELDGITPENITECANWNSLVKGLDEHSDSDLQDCSQEKLREQKLQTQQEAQRSGGEESEGQGYKADAGGKEARAQDGVGPGGGKGESGPPGASGGGPRGSNGLPGPPGGGSTAASGDTIEDTPQAASEALTISATQDSQSTTPTAITAQAPAAKESASEPQARSGAEAGTALSHGQGNSPGQNPLKVGNHHTDIKTISIGVSSVIGTSALG from the coding sequence ATGGGAGGATTTGCAGTGCTCTTAGGGCTCTATCCAGACTTCTTTACTAAGATATCCAGggagaaggaagaagattttaGAGGTTACCTCACGGTTGGTATTCAGTGGATCATCTTCATGGGATACTTGCAGATACTCAAGGCTTTTACGTCAGGTGGAGAGAAGGGACATATTCAATGGTTCTACTATTCTCTACTATTTCAACACTTTTTTACCTCTATCATAGGTGCAGGCATTGGATTTATAGATGTGGACAGGGCACTTTGGTACCTTATAAATATCCCTGTATCACCtgtcatcatcttcttgTACCAGATGCTAATCCATATGTGGTTTAGAGACTATAGACCTAGGGATATAGGGTATCTTGTGGTTGAGAATCAGATATGGCTAGGACTTTCCAACTCATTTATGGTGATGGTACTGTGGACAGTTGGTTACTTCCCAGATTTTATACCTACAGAACCCATTCCAGATGTATTAGAGATAAGAATGGAGCCAAATAATGGCCCTCCATACACTTGTGACTACCCAGCAAATACTACCAGTGGTAAGACTGTTAACATTATTGTCGAAAGAACCACCGACCCTCCCGGATCTAACTTCTACAGGTACACTCATAAGGTTTCTAATGGGGAGCCACAATTCACACTAAAGAAAGTACAAGGTGATGGTAGTCAAAAGATAGAAGGGATTCCTCCTAATAATTCCGATGGAAAGGCAACCGCCGTTTCcgcttattactggactgGTAATACAAATAAGGATATCCTAGTTGAAGTGGCGTATACTGGGTCAGGAACTACTTATTATAAGAATAGCAGTGGTGATAAGTGGGTTGAACATGGACAACTCTCAAAAAATGCTGAGAACCTTGAACAAGAACTTGATAACCTTAACTGTTATAGCAATAATGCTGTTACCCTAGACCTTACCCAGAGTGTATCCAAAAAAGGAGAACAGTACTGTTGTGATGGTCATAAGGATGGTCCCAGGGTCACTATTCAGAATGTACCAGTTAATCATCCACATGTGGGCTCAAACAATCTTACAGTCAAAAAATACTCCATTACTGGTCAGAAACTTGCAGCTATCAAGCTTTACAGTGGAAAGAATAGGAAGCGTATAAAGTTTGATAATGGACAACAATTTCCCACCTCTGATGTAGAAAGTGTGTATGCATTATACTATGGCAAGAGTCAGAACCCCGTCTTGATTTGTGTCGGAAAGAATGGAAACCAAAATCCTACAGGTTGGTACAGGAGTGGTAGTTCTAACACATGGACAAAAGCTACTGAACTCGATGGCATAACACCAGAAAATATTACCGAATGCGCCAACTGGAATTCTCTTGTAAAGGGACTTGACGAGCATAGTGACAGTGACTTGCAAGACTGTTCTCAAGAGAAGCTTAGAGAACAAAAACTACAAACACAACAAGAAGCACAACGTTCTGGAGgtgaagaatctgaaggACAAGGATATAAAGCTGATGCTGGTGGCAAAGAAGCTAGAGCTCAAGATGGTGTTGGTCCTGGTGGCGGTAAAGGAGAATCTGGACCTCCTGGAGCTAGTGGTGGAGGACCTAGAGGATCTAATGGTCTACCTGGTCCTCCTGGAGGTGGTTCTACTGCTGCTAGTGGAGATACTATAGAAGATACTCCTCAAGCTGCTTCTGAAGCTCTTACTATTTCTGCTACTCAAGATTCTCaatctactactcctactGCAATAACTGCTCAAGCTCCTGCTGCTAAAGAATCTGCTTCTGAACCTCAAGCTCGTTCTGGTGCTGAAGCTGGAACTGCTCTTTCTCATGGTCAAGGAAATTCTCCTGGTCAAAACCCTCTTAAAGTTGGCAATCATCATACTGATATAAAGACTATCTCTATTGGTGTCTCTTCTGTTATtggtacttctgccttgggttag
- a CDS encoding hypothetical protein (encoded by transcript BEWA_036570A), whose product MTGKGVTIDIGNTPVKHGVQKEHDNKYYYDDEHRERAEMTLVEHPSEAPGYKKLEHKPKGNNAKILRIDNVGGTRTEFNNDLDDCKIVIVYYWSGDGDYTDPLVVQLSGEQDKYYTDTGSKWTNADIKSDDLLKTLDEQNCLRMAHIIDISQNPSSSTTTYYCPACHKQEAISISSLDKDNYKRVSHSPDESKSFGEKYRLLDISYFRDIFSKIHHLRLFNYDE is encoded by the coding sequence ATGACCGGTAAGGGTGTCACCATTGATATCGGTAACACACCTGTAAAACACGGTGTTCAAAAGGAACATGACAATAAATACTACTACGATGATGAGCATAGAGAAAGGGCAGAAATGACCCTAGTTGAACACCCTTCTGAGGCTCCTGGATACAAAAAATTAGAGCACAAACCAAAAGGTAATAATGCAAAGATTCTCCGTATTGATAATGTTGGAGGTACAAGAACCGAATTCAACAATGATCTTGATGACTGTAAAATTGTAATTGTCTATTATTGGTCAGGGGATGGAGACTATACTGACCCACTAGTTGTACAACTTAGCGGTGAACAAGACAAATACTACACAGATACTGGTAGTAAGTGGACTAATGCCGATATAAAATCTGATGATCTACTAAAAACTCTAGATGAACAAAACTGTCTGCGTATGGCTCAcattatagacatttcacAGAATCCTAGCAGTAGCACTACTACTTATTATTGTCCTGCTTGTCATAAACAAGAAGCTATTTCAATAAGTTCTTTGGACAAAGATAACTATAAAAGAGTCAGTCATAGTCCTGACgagtcgaaatcttttggtgaaaaatatcgattgttagatatttcttattttagagatatattctctaaaatacaccatcttaggctctttaactacgatgaatag